TTTTATTCAATGCAATACTACGGCTTCACCACTTTCCGTCTCAATGGAAGTGCGCGGAAATCATTATGATCAGCAAACCAGGCAAACCTGAAAGCATGCTGAAGTCGCACAGACCGATAAGCTTACTGGTAACTTTCTCCAAATTATTTGAGAAAATCCTTTTGCGACGACTGTTACCAGTTTTAgagaaaaattccattattccGCAGCATCAATTCGGATTTCGTCACAAACACGGTACTCCTGAACAATGCCATCgcattgtttgttttattagtAATACGCTGGAAAGTAAAGATTACTGTTCCGCAGTGTTTTTAGATATTCAACAAGCTTTTGATCGAGTCTAGCATATTTGGTTgatttataaactaaaaaaaatgctcCCTGCTTCCTTGTTCTGAAAAACTACATTCTAGATAGACACTTTTACGTAAGAGTGAAAGACGAATATTCGAAAATACATCCTATTAGTGCTGGAATTCCACAGGGAAGCGTTCTTGGTCCGATCCTGTATACAATATATACCTCAGATATGCCTGTCCTTAAAAATGTCTTAGTTGCCACCTATGCGGATGACACTGCAATGCTTGCGGCAAGCAGTTCTGGGATCGAAGCGTCGAAAATGATTCAGGATCAGGTACGAATTACTGAGGCATGGTTTAAAAAATGGAATATGGCCATTAATACAGAAAAATCTATACATATCACATTTACAATGAAAAAAGACTCCTgtccaaatattattttgaataatgaaGAGATTCCTAACAGCAATACAGTGAAGTACTTAGGCCTCCATCTTGATAGAAGATTAACGTGGAAAAATCACGATAAGGCAAAACGAAAAGAGCTTAAAGTAAAGACTAATAAAATGTACTGGCTTATTGGACCCAAATCTGaattaagttttgaaaacaaaattttactttataaagCCATACTAAAGCCGGTCTGGACGTATGGAATCCAGCTTTGGGGCTCTTGCAGCCactcaaatattgaaatattgcaGCGTTATCAGAATTTAACCCTCTGGAAGATTCTGGATGCTCCTTGGTTTATTTCAAATATCACAATTAACAACGACCTAAATATACCAAGTGTCAAAGACGAAATTAGGAAATTTAGTTCTAGATATCTTGAAAGGCTGAGCAATCATTCCAATCCTTTAGCTTTTGCGTTATTGGATGAAACAGATGAAACGTTTCGActgaaatgatttcatattCTAGACCTCCCGTACAGgaaataaataatcattagcttaagctaagtatagaataaaatattacttttgcgCCCACTGGGGTCCAACAGTATAAAGTAATGTATATTTTAGAACATTTGCTTATTGTCTTGAATGCAGACAGattgtaaataaagaatttgagaaaaaaaagtcTTTCtcagtgataatttaaaatttaggttTCTTGATAGATTCTCTTCAATTACTCCTGCCACCATTCATCATTCTCCGCTAGCGTTTGAGGTGGATACTTATCTTTTCGCTCCTGTTAAACCTATTTAAACCTATTGATGGGCTGCTCTCTGACATTAAATGGGATAATTTACTTTCGGGACTAGATTCAGCTaatagtttctccatttttaagaaatcaattcAGGAAATTCGTCATTATAATATCCCGCTCAAGCACATACAGCCATATAAGTTGCCTTGGAACACTAATGACCTCAAACgtttaaaaaatcttagaagtaaatactacagaaaattctcttcaactaaatctcatgttttctttgttcaatatcagCACTACACAAAACTGTTTTATGAATTGGATAAGTCTCTCTATAAAAGGTTTATTTATAGTACGGAGTCACAATTAAGTCGAACCCTAAGTTCTTTTGGAACTTTGTAAAATCTAGAAGAGCGTGTTCGGCCATTCCCTCTGATCTACGCTGGGGTGATAAGTCAGCATGCACTCCTGGCGAAATCTCCAACTTGTttgctgaatttttcaaatcgaatcATGTTCACAATGATCCCGGTACTAGTTCCACTCTTTCGGCTAATAATTTCCCATCCATAAATTTTGGCTCATTGTGTCTTTCACAGGATGATATTGACAAGGCTATTGGTGATATTTAGTGTCGGGGGGATCGACGTGTCTTTGCCGGtgtgccaaataaaataaaaactattagaaATCGGGTAACAATTCAAGTTTGTATATtcgaataaatataatataagtatatgtacgaGTTAATAAGTACAATTGGGTGATTATGTGTGGATGTGTATAATTGTATGATAGTGTATAAAACTAATTACGATTATACTTAatctaattataaatttatgcgTAACCTGATGTGGTTGAGTTTTTCCCGCGTTGAGAAGATGATTCTGCTGCTAATATTGCTGATgctgctgtggttgttgttgctgtgtccGTCCACTCTGGTGATTCGTTTTATTGTGTCTTTTCCTTTTGTTGGGTACTTAGCTGTTATGTTGGCGCTGTTGGGTGTTTTTTGCATTGTTCTCTAATTCGTATTTAGACGAGTTAGGAGGACAATGCAGGGATGTGTTCATTTGGTATAAACATCCCGGCCGCCTTGCAGTGTCTGtgaataaaaagatttttagatCTGTTTTTATTTGGCTAAATGAGAAATGTTATGAACGGGTTGGAGGTATACTTGGGGTTTAAATCGCACAAGCACCGGTTAAAGTCCAACCGAGTGCGGTGTTTTGTGTGATAACGGTGTTGTTATCGGGGATGAATAAGCCGGGTTTCATCAATCTTGGGTAGATGTCAGCTCCCAGTTCCAACATGATTTTGTCGTCTTTCCAGAATGTAGGGTCGGCTAGGACTAAGTGGTCGAACTTCTTAATAATTTCGCCACTTAAGTCACGATTATAGGGTCGGGTCGGTAAATCATGCGTCAAAAGGCAGTTAGCTTCGACGTGCCAGTCGGAATCAGTTAATGATCCGATTACGACTTTACATATACGATACGAGTCGAGGTACGTTTTCGGTAACCTCAGACTCTGGACCAGTTCTGACGCAGTTATAGTCACCTTTCGAGTCGGGTTGATTATGGGTCGTATTTTGTTCCAATTGCCATCGTGTTTGACTTTGATCATGACTGTTGGTATGAGGGTCGGCTTGGCCAGTAACGTGGGTAGATCCTTTTGTATATGTAATCGTTCTTCGCCTTTTGCTGTTTTCTTTGGCTCTTTGCAGAACAATCTGGGGTGTCCATGTAGGGTGGAATGGTGTTCCCCGTTACACGTGGCACATCGTTTTTTGCTTGTGCACTTCTGGGTGGAATGCGATCTGGCCAAGCAATTGACGCGGTACTTATATTTAATGACTGCCTCAAACTTTTCGCTGTTGTTCATTTGAGTGAATTTTGAACATGTCACCAGTCTGTGATCTTTCTTACACAATCCACAGGCGACGTATTTGTGTGTTCGCTTTGATGAACGGCTGATAGTACGCCGGGCTGTGCGTGAGGAACGGCTTATAGTACGTCGGGCCGTGTAATGCGTATTTCCTCGCTCTTCTCGAATGGGGGAAAGGGTCGCTTCGAAGCGATAAAGGCGTCTTGCCAGGGTTCCTTCGTCGGAGAGTGGGCTGATGCTACGGGTCACGCTGAGTGATCGCACAGTGAATGTGGGGCTGCTTTGGCGGCTGCAAATTGACTTCGTACTGCTTTAAGGGGCCATGTCACTACAAGGAAATAAGATTAATTATTTGGTAAGGTGACTATTTTGGTTATTGGGCGGGAAATTGTTGCCTAAGAGGTGTGTATGTCAACTACTCTTGCTTTATTGTCTGCACCGAGATACGTTTTTTCGATGGGACCAAGTCTCCACTCATTTGGGGGTAGAGTTTCTTGACGTATAACTACCATATCGTTAACGTCTATGTTGCGTTGAGGGTATTTCCACTTATATCTTTTGTGGAGttctttcaaatattcttcTTTCCATCGTTTGCAGAAGTGTTGATGGAGTATCTTTAGTTTCTGCcaataatgtatataaaaagggggaaagtatatgtagttaaaattaatttcgaaaattcatagtaatttggtattgtaatatatttggaatagatgatgttcttggtaatataaaaatggtaaatattttacataataaaaaaatttttataatttattcaattattatctaattcactttattaatatatttcttaaaatatttgattttagatttataaaggcacttgacgcaacaagtgccaaaatgatttgcataacattgttttgtttgaattattcaattaattcaaatattatgccagaaaatagcaaaaagaaaaaaaacaacaaacacatgcgggagctgtaccgctcccaattttttgctaccgctacgccagagcatagcgcagaacttaattttttgctcccgctccagctatagttttttacctaacaaaactcggagcagagtagagcacatactttacattgttatgctaaagctccgctgtggctcccgacaaagtgagagcggtagcgatagcatagcaataattttagaaattttgctgctacggagtagtaaatgagaaccctggttTTCAATGACTTCATGAATTCTCGCCGatctttaattaaaagtttagaCGCTCCAACGAAATTAGTACCATTGTCCGAATAGAGATCGGCGGGAC
The sequence above is drawn from the Bactrocera tryoni isolate S06 unplaced genomic scaffold, CSIRO_BtryS06_freeze2 scaffold_11, whole genome shotgun sequence genome and encodes:
- the LOC120779594 gene encoding uncharacterized protein LOC120779594 yields the protein MNNSEKFEAVIKYKYRVNCLARSHSTQKCTSKKRCATCNGEHHSTLHGHPRLFCKEPKKTAKGEERLHIQKDLPTLLAKPTLIPTVMIKVKHDGNWNKIRPIINPTRKVTITASELVQSLRLPKTYLDSYRICKVVIGSLTDSDWHVEANCLLTHDLPTRPYNRDLSGEIIKKFDHLVLADPTFWKDDKIMLELGADIYPRLMKPGLFIPDNNTVITQNTALGWTLTGACAI